A genomic region of Oscillatoria sp. FACHB-1407 contains the following coding sequences:
- a CDS encoding cupin domain-containing protein → MSMTRRFKSADFFQPADGEPIRSVVTESVNATVVAWYVKPGQSILPHIHPSGQDTWTILSGVGDYYLDQTGTTMAIAAGDIVVAPTGCVHGVTNRGDEPFVFISVVSPAEAGYEPIPLENSFGQKA, encoded by the coding sequence ATGAGCATGACTCGCCGATTCAAGAGTGCTGATTTTTTTCAACCTGCCGATGGAGAACCGATTCGATCGGTTGTCACGGAATCTGTCAATGCTACTGTTGTTGCCTGGTACGTTAAGCCAGGGCAATCGATCCTGCCGCACATTCACCCTTCTGGACAGGACACCTGGACGATCTTGAGCGGAGTAGGTGACTATTATCTCGACCAGACAGGCACAACAATGGCGATCGCCGCTGGAGATATTGTGGTTGCCCCTACGGGGTGCGTTCATGGTGTAACCAATAGGGGCGATGAGCCATTCGTATTTATCTCTGTTGTTTCCCCAGCAGAGGCAGGGTATGAGCCTATACCCCTGGAAAATAGCTTTGGTCAGAAAGCTTAA
- a CDS encoding DUF3177 family protein, whose protein sequence is MSQELLRSLVWMDYRLALLFLVVVPLVLSVWVLVRQLEAMQRLLVIYWRVSSLLAITVYLLIASIPVGFITGLMARILIPIGLWFWVDLNEEIEDQPKSLLKLVLTSWRWAASLYCALGAIAMLPILQCALSTTALNQPFCQVWQEPPFLFREFFHRNLTPPFLGFFGIVALVIYVLYLGYFVFVRLAKQGRIAIEQ, encoded by the coding sequence ATGTCCCAGGAGTTGTTGCGATCGCTGGTTTGGATGGATTATCGTCTGGCACTTCTATTTTTGGTAGTCGTGCCGTTGGTGCTGTCGGTGTGGGTTCTGGTCCGGCAGTTAGAGGCGATGCAGCGGCTTCTTGTGATTTATTGGCGGGTGTCGAGCCTGTTGGCGATTACAGTCTATTTGCTCATTGCCAGCATTCCCGTCGGGTTCATTACTGGCTTAATGGCACGAATTCTGATTCCCATTGGTCTGTGGTTTTGGGTTGACCTCAACGAAGAGATTGAAGACCAGCCCAAAAGCCTCCTAAAACTGGTTTTAACCTCCTGGCGTTGGGCAGCAAGTCTCTATTGCGCCCTGGGGGCGATCGCCATGTTGCCCATTTTGCAATGTGCGCTGTCTACCACCGCGTTGAACCAACCTTTCTGTCAGGTGTGGCAGGAACCACCATTTCTCTTTAGAGAGTTTTTTCACCGTAACTTGACCCCCCCATTCCTGGGCTTCTTTGGCATCGTAGCCCTGGTTATTTATGTCCTCTATCTGGGTTACTTTGTTTTTGTTCGGCTAGCTAAACAAGGTCGCATCGCCATCGAACAATGA
- the glmM gene encoding phosphoglucosamine mutase produces MVLSSVSLDDVLSPKPSIPTTDERVSAIIAEVTQAIALPSSKLFGTDGIRGRVGDLLTAPLTRRIGFWAGQVLQQSVVSSGPVIVGQDSRNSSDMLAAALSDGLTAAGVEVWNLGLCPTPAVAYLTSISEAIGGVMISASHNPPEDNGIKFFGTTGTKLSSKLQAQIEAAVRGEGTWEPSLTPVHLGQHCDRPELVSTYAESLQASLPHVSLHGLRIVLDLAWGAAAHLAPQVFKALGAEVIALHNRPDGDRINVKCGSTHLEPLKAAVLEHKADMGFAFDGDADRVLAVDGTGRVVDGDYILYFWGQALQRANLLPHNTIIATVMSNLGFERAWEQQGGTLVRTAVGDQYVHAEMVQRGCVLGGEQSGHILCRHYSVSGDGVLTALHLAALVQQSGTTLADMMQNSFQTYPQLLRNVRVEDRDRRLNWQSCEPVQQAIAEAEAAMGNQGRILVRASGTEPVIRVMVEAASAELTQHWCDALVAVVQRHLA; encoded by the coding sequence ATGGTTTTATCCTCTGTATCCCTGGATGATGTCTTGTCACCCAAACCCTCGATCCCTACAACTGATGAACGAGTGAGTGCGATTATCGCGGAAGTAACCCAGGCGATCGCCCTTCCCTCTAGCAAGTTGTTTGGCACGGATGGCATTCGTGGGCGAGTTGGAGACTTGCTGACAGCACCCCTGACACGACGAATCGGGTTTTGGGCTGGGCAAGTGTTGCAACAATCGGTTGTCTCATCTGGACCCGTTATTGTTGGACAAGACTCCCGCAACTCCAGTGATATGTTGGCAGCGGCGTTGTCAGATGGGTTGACAGCGGCAGGGGTTGAAGTCTGGAATTTGGGGTTGTGCCCAACGCCGGCCGTCGCTTATCTCACCAGTATCAGTGAGGCGATCGGTGGGGTCATGATCTCCGCCAGTCATAATCCTCCTGAGGACAACGGCATCAAGTTCTTTGGAACGACTGGTACAAAGCTGTCGAGCAAGCTCCAGGCTCAAATCGAAGCAGCCGTGCGAGGAGAAGGCACCTGGGAGCCGAGCCTGACACCTGTTCACCTAGGGCAACACTGCGATCGCCCCGAACTTGTCTCCACCTACGCTGAATCACTTCAGGCATCCTTGCCTCACGTTAGTCTGCACGGTTTGCGGATCGTGCTGGATTTAGCCTGGGGCGCAGCAGCCCACCTAGCTCCTCAAGTGTTTAAGGCGTTGGGGGCAGAGGTGATTGCACTGCACAACCGCCCTGATGGCGATCGCATCAATGTTAAGTGTGGTTCAACCCATCTGGAACCCTTAAAAGCGGCTGTTTTGGAACACAAAGCTGACATGGGTTTTGCCTTTGATGGCGATGCCGATCGCGTCCTCGCAGTCGATGGTACGGGGCGCGTTGTGGATGGAGATTACATCCTTTACTTCTGGGGTCAGGCATTGCAACGCGCTAATCTGCTGCCCCACAACACGATCATTGCCACGGTCATGTCCAACCTTGGCTTTGAGCGAGCCTGGGAGCAGCAGGGCGGTACTTTGGTTCGCACTGCCGTTGGAGATCAGTACGTCCACGCTGAAATGGTGCAGCGAGGTTGTGTGCTCGGCGGTGAGCAATCTGGACACATCCTCTGTCGCCACTACAGCGTTTCGGGGGATGGGGTGCTGACGGCTCTGCATCTGGCGGCTCTAGTGCAGCAATCGGGCACAACCCTGGCAGACATGATGCAAAACAGCTTTCAGACCTACCCACAATTGCTGCGAAATGTGCGTGTTGAAGACCGCGATCGCCGCCTCAACTGGCAAAGCTGCGAACCCGTACAACAAGCGATCGCCGAAGCCGAAGCGGCAATGGGGAATCAGGGGCGAATCTTAGTCCGTGCCTCTGGGACAGAACCTGTGATTCGGGTCATGGTTGAAGCCGCCTCTGCCGAATTGACTCAACATTGGTGTGATGCCCTCGTGGCCGTTGTACAGCGACACTTGGCGTAG
- a CDS encoding DEAD/DEAH box helicase: protein MARTPTLRFDRGTLILHPPPKGKGWMDYATWDDRVERFRIPAMHYRELVETLQAEGIAFTDEAKGFEAIALKTALEREPYPHQQEALAAWTQAGRRGVVVLPTAAGKTYLAQMAMQVTPRNALITVPTLDLMHQWYAHLLAAFPDADVGLLGGGSKDRTAILVATYDSAAIHAETLGNRYGLLICDECHHLPSDFNRVIAEYAIAPYRLGLTATPDRADGRHADLDTLLGSVVYYRTAEDLAGKALAPHDIVQVKVTLSQEERDRYDHLIQTRNQFLEKSNLWLGTLEGWQRFVQASAQSQAGRRAMLAHREARAIALGTAGKLRVLADLLTQHYPEQTLIFTNDNATVYRISQDFLIPAITHQTPVKERHDILQKFREGTYKTLVASHVLNEGVDVPAASVAILLSGTGSTREYIQRLGRVLRKGQANKTAILYEVIAEETTEENVSRRRRTPPQPHRQPRQLELVPTSPYEVAARRLPLAAEESGQWGDGTGEEEAREQGVGKDEG from the coding sequence ATGGCTCGTACCCCCACGCTGCGGTTTGATCGGGGCACGCTGATCCTTCATCCGCCCCCCAAAGGAAAAGGGTGGATGGATTATGCTACCTGGGATGACCGCGTGGAGCGGTTCCGCATTCCAGCAATGCATTACCGGGAATTGGTAGAGACGTTGCAAGCCGAAGGAATCGCGTTTACCGATGAGGCAAAAGGGTTTGAGGCGATCGCCCTAAAAACTGCCTTAGAGCGCGAACCCTATCCTCATCAACAAGAGGCACTCGCTGCCTGGACTCAAGCGGGACGCCGGGGAGTGGTGGTGTTGCCCACCGCTGCTGGAAAGACCTACCTGGCACAGATGGCGATGCAGGTTACCCCTCGAAATGCCCTGATTACGGTTCCCACATTGGATTTGATGCATCAGTGGTATGCTCACCTGTTAGCCGCATTTCCGGATGCAGACGTGGGCTTGCTGGGGGGTGGCTCTAAGGATCGCACCGCCATTCTGGTAGCCACTTATGATAGTGCTGCGATTCATGCTGAAACGTTGGGAAATCGCTATGGGTTATTGATTTGTGATGAGTGTCACCACTTGCCCAGTGATTTCAATCGAGTAATTGCAGAGTACGCGATCGCCCCCTATCGTCTGGGTTTAACCGCAACGCCCGACCGTGCTGATGGCAGACACGCCGATCTCGATACCCTGTTGGGATCGGTGGTGTATTATCGCACCGCTGAGGATCTGGCAGGAAAAGCCCTGGCACCCCACGACATCGTTCAGGTCAAGGTCACCCTGTCACAGGAAGAGCGCGATCGCTACGATCACCTGATTCAAACGCGCAACCAGTTTTTAGAAAAATCCAATTTGTGGCTGGGCACACTGGAAGGATGGCAACGCTTTGTCCAGGCGAGTGCTCAATCACAAGCAGGACGACGCGCCATGTTAGCTCATCGGGAGGCACGGGCGATCGCTTTGGGCACAGCAGGCAAATTGCGGGTTTTAGCCGATTTGCTGACACAACACTATCCAGAGCAAACTCTGATTTTTACGAATGACAATGCCACCGTGTATCGCATCTCACAGGACTTCCTGATCCCCGCGATCACCCATCAAACCCCCGTCAAAGAACGCCACGACATTTTGCAAAAGTTTCGGGAGGGCACCTACAAAACCCTCGTTGCGTCCCATGTGCTGAACGAGGGGGTAGATGTGCCTGCTGCCAGTGTTGCTATTTTGCTATCGGGAACTGGCTCAACCCGCGAATACATTCAACGCTTGGGGCGAGTTTTGCGAAAAGGACAAGCCAACAAAACCGCCATTCTCTACGAAGTCATTGCTGAGGAAACTACGGAGGAAAACGTCTCTCGTCGCCGCCGCACTCCCCCTCAACCCCATCGTCAGCCTCGCCAATTAGAACTGGTGCCTACATCTCCGTATGAGGTAGCGGCTCGACGTTTGCCCCTGGCAGCAGAGGAATCTGGTCAGTGGGGAGATGGCACAGGAGAGGAGGAAGCGAGGGAGCAAGGAGTGGGGAAGGATGAAGGATAA
- a CDS encoding spore photoproduct lyase family protein: MTTPTLQPNSVQSDDFNRLLNIKEIYYEPAVLDYPRAQSILANYPNAQLIEVDSHWNIPELHGNEGAVEDWNRIKRTVLVLGVKKSLQARPNDRSSDFVAPSHANGCAMACGYCYVARRKGFANPITTFVNIEQITRYIKRHAAKQGNKPEPNQVDPQYWVYEIGENSDCSVDAAISDNVKDIITLFRDIPNAKATFATKRVKRELLSYDPQGKTRIRFSLMPQSKASVVDIRTSSVGDRIAAINDFVEAGYEVHVNFAPVIYYDDWLPEYEQLFEQIDDTLSNKAKEQLQAEVIFLTHNDRLHEVNLGWHPQAEKLLWRPELQETKFSQTGGRNVRYKRGFKGTLVDGLCELIRERLPYCNIRYAF, from the coding sequence TTGACGACTCCAACACTTCAACCTAATTCCGTCCAGTCAGACGACTTTAACCGTTTATTGAACATCAAAGAGATCTATTACGAACCTGCCGTTCTCGACTATCCGCGTGCTCAGAGCATTCTTGCCAACTACCCCAATGCTCAGTTGATTGAAGTTGATTCTCACTGGAACATTCCTGAGCTACACGGCAACGAGGGAGCCGTTGAAGATTGGAACCGCATCAAGCGCACTGTGCTCGTGCTCGGTGTGAAGAAGTCGCTGCAAGCTCGCCCCAACGATCGCAGTTCTGATTTTGTCGCACCGTCTCACGCAAATGGGTGTGCGATGGCTTGCGGTTATTGCTATGTGGCTCGTCGCAAGGGATTTGCGAATCCCATCACCACGTTTGTCAATATCGAGCAGATCACTCGCTACATCAAGCGTCACGCTGCTAAACAGGGCAATAAGCCAGAGCCAAATCAAGTTGATCCGCAGTATTGGGTTTATGAGATTGGCGAGAATAGCGATTGTTCCGTCGATGCAGCGATTTCTGACAACGTGAAGGACATCATTACGCTATTTCGTGACATTCCTAATGCGAAGGCGACCTTTGCCACTAAGCGAGTGAAGCGCGAGTTGCTGAGTTACGACCCGCAGGGCAAAACCCGCATTCGCTTTAGCCTGATGCCTCAATCCAAAGCTTCAGTGGTTGATATTCGCACCTCCAGTGTTGGCGATCGCATTGCAGCCATTAACGACTTTGTTGAGGCTGGGTATGAGGTTCACGTCAACTTTGCGCCTGTGATTTACTACGACGACTGGTTGCCAGAGTACGAGCAGTTGTTTGAGCAGATTGACGACACGCTCTCTAACAAAGCCAAGGAGCAGTTGCAGGCAGAGGTAATTTTTCTGACGCACAACGATCGCCTCCATGAAGTCAACCTGGGCTGGCATCCCCAGGCTGAGAAGTTGTTGTGGCGACCAGAGTTGCAGGAGACAAAGTTCTCGCAGACGGGGGGCAGGAATGTGCGCTATAAGCGAGGTTTTAAGGGGACGTTGGTGGATGGTCTATGTGAGTTGATCCGAGAACGCCTGCCCTATTGCAACATCCGCTATGCGTTCTAG
- a CDS encoding bifunctional pantoate--beta-alanine ligase/(d)CMP kinase gives MRLFRTVAGLRCYLNLVKPGWQAKDENRGGAMQSRSSGEGITFPSVPVTVGLVPTMGALHEGHLSLIRRARRETDVVVVSIFVNPLQFGPNEDFQKYPRTLESDQVICEQAGVDVIFAPSAEELYGTVDFAPANSVNKQTLTQVIPPVDMMSRLCGHFRPGHFEGVATVVTKLFHLVQPNRAYFGQKDAQQLAILQRVVKDLNLSVEIIPCPIVREPDGLALSSRNRYLSEQQRSQATVLSRALQQAEELFCRGNAHSDDLLAAVKAELATTPDVRVEYVELVHPETMMPLATVEEVGLLAIAAYVGNTRLIDNIILRNRQPIIAIDGPAGAGKSTVVRQVAQKLGLLYLDTGAMYRAVTWLVLQSGVAIDDEPAIAELVSQCDIVLENPEEDSSAEPIHMHTSLLKPRVWINGQDVTQVIRSPEVTAQVSAIAAQAAVRQALVKRQQEYGRKGGVVMDGRDIGTHVFPDAELKIFLTASVQERARRRQLDLKNQGQLEIDLEELERSIFERDRKDSTRAISPLQKAADAIEIVTDGMTIAEVTHKIIDLYRQRLAVNPTSQTRDH, from the coding sequence GTGCGCCTGTTTAGGACAGTTGCTGGTTTACGCTGCTATCTCAATCTGGTAAAGCCAGGGTGGCAGGCAAAAGACGAGAACAGGGGGGGCGCGATGCAAAGCCGTTCCTCTGGGGAGGGCATCACCTTTCCATCTGTTCCGGTGACTGTGGGTTTGGTACCAACCATGGGCGCGTTGCACGAGGGGCATCTCAGCCTGATTCGACGGGCGCGTCGTGAGACAGATGTGGTCGTTGTCAGCATTTTCGTTAACCCGCTGCAATTTGGACCCAACGAAGATTTTCAAAAATATCCCCGAACGCTAGAGTCTGACCAGGTTATTTGTGAACAGGCAGGAGTGGATGTCATTTTTGCACCTAGCGCAGAGGAACTGTATGGAACGGTCGATTTTGCGCCTGCAAATTCTGTAAACAAACAGACATTGACACAAGTGATTCCACCTGTTGATATGATGTCGAGATTGTGTGGTCATTTTCGTCCAGGGCACTTTGAAGGGGTTGCTACCGTAGTCACGAAGCTATTCCATCTGGTGCAGCCCAATCGCGCCTATTTTGGGCAAAAGGACGCTCAACAACTAGCAATTTTGCAACGAGTGGTGAAGGATTTGAACTTGTCTGTAGAAATTATCCCCTGTCCCATTGTGCGTGAACCCGATGGGTTAGCGTTAAGTTCTCGCAATCGTTACTTAAGTGAACAGCAGCGATCGCAAGCAACGGTATTGAGCCGCGCTCTGCAACAGGCAGAAGAGCTATTTTGTCGGGGTAACGCCCACAGTGATGACTTGCTTGCCGCAGTCAAGGCAGAGTTGGCGACAACCCCCGATGTGCGAGTGGAATACGTCGAGTTGGTGCATCCTGAGACGATGATGCCACTAGCGACGGTTGAGGAAGTGGGTTTGCTGGCGATCGCGGCCTATGTGGGTAATACCCGCTTGATCGACAATATAATTCTGCGAAATCGCCAACCTATTATTGCCATTGATGGACCTGCTGGTGCGGGAAAGTCAACTGTGGTGCGACAGGTCGCACAAAAACTAGGGTTACTCTATCTCGATACGGGAGCGATGTACCGTGCTGTCACCTGGCTGGTCTTGCAGTCGGGAGTGGCAATCGATGATGAACCAGCGATCGCGGAATTAGTTAGTCAATGCGACATCGTGTTGGAGAATCCCGAAGAGGACTCTTCCGCAGAGCCGATTCACATGCACACATCACTACTTAAGCCGAGGGTCTGGATCAACGGTCAGGATGTCACGCAGGTCATCCGTAGCCCCGAAGTTACGGCTCAAGTGTCTGCGATCGCGGCTCAAGCGGCGGTGCGACAAGCCTTGGTCAAGCGTCAACAGGAGTATGGGCGCAAGGGGGGTGTCGTCATGGATGGGCGCGATATTGGCACTCACGTTTTCCCAGATGCCGAACTCAAAATTTTCTTGACCGCATCGGTACAGGAACGGGCACGCCGACGGCAGTTAGATTTGAAAAATCAGGGACAACTTGAAATCGACCTGGAAGAACTGGAACGAAGCATCTTTGAGCGCGATCGCAAAGACAGTACCCGTGCGATCTCCCCGTTGCAAAAAGCAGCAGATGCGATTGAAATTGTCACAGATGGAATGACGATCGCAGAAGTAACCCACAAAATCATTGATCTTTATCGCCAACGGTTGGCAGTCAACCCAACGTCACAAACCCGTGACCATTGA
- a CDS encoding RNA 2'-phosphotransferase, whose amino-acid sequence MDEKRQVNVSKYLSKHLRHTPEALGLTLAPGGWVDVDELLSACAARQFPITRAELEAVVANSDKQRFSFDETKTRIRANQGHSVEVDLQLEPQTPPDVLYHGTGEKSVPLIVRSGLVKMSRHHVHLSRDVETAHKVGMRHGRPVIFEVDSAAMQQAGFVFYCSANGVWLVDEVPAQYLKVLETQT is encoded by the coding sequence ATGGATGAAAAACGACAGGTCAACGTTAGTAAGTACCTGAGCAAACATTTGCGGCACACACCAGAAGCCCTTGGGCTGACGCTTGCTCCAGGAGGTTGGGTTGATGTGGATGAATTGTTGTCAGCCTGCGCCGCGCGTCAGTTTCCCATAACTCGTGCGGAGTTGGAAGCAGTCGTCGCTAACAGTGATAAGCAGCGATTCTCGTTTGATGAGACAAAGACGCGCATTCGTGCCAATCAAGGGCACAGTGTCGAGGTAGATTTGCAACTGGAGCCGCAAACTCCGCCAGACGTGTTGTATCACGGCACAGGAGAGAAATCAGTTCCGTTGATTGTGCGATCGGGATTGGTCAAAATGTCACGTCATCATGTGCATTTATCGCGAGATGTAGAAACGGCTCATAAAGTTGGGATGCGGCATGGTCGTCCTGTGATTTTTGAAGTGGATAGTGCAGCCATGCAACAAGCGGGGTTTGTCTTTTACTGCTCAGCAAATGGAGTCTGGTTAGTGGATGAAGTTCCAGCGCAATATTTAAAAGTTCTCGAAACTCAAACCTAA
- a CDS encoding lysophospholipid acyltransferase family protein encodes MVSFNYLKHSAETLVPISRQVDPIDSRFSPWLTPLAYPLVGGLVLPNFFKQIKVSGQENLPTDGPVILAPTHRSRWDALILGWVAGRGVTGRDLRFMVSSSEVQGIQGWFIRRLGGFPVNPKQPAIASLRHGVEILQNRQMMVIFPEGGIFRDTEVHPLKPGLARLALQAETSQPGLGVQIVPISLRYSDPYVAWRSTISIQIGAPLQAAHYNQGIAKQNAQHLTQDLETALKQLAITNDLPMT; translated from the coding sequence ATGGTTTCGTTTAACTATCTCAAACATTCCGCTGAAACCCTGGTGCCGATATCCCGGCAGGTTGACCCAATTGACTCGCGTTTTTCTCCCTGGTTAACTCCGTTAGCCTATCCCTTAGTCGGTGGATTAGTCCTCCCAAATTTCTTTAAGCAGATTAAAGTCTCTGGGCAAGAGAATCTACCAACTGATGGACCCGTGATTCTAGCTCCAACCCATCGCTCTCGTTGGGATGCGCTAATTCTAGGGTGGGTTGCAGGACGGGGAGTCACTGGGCGCGATTTGCGGTTTATGGTATCTTCTAGCGAAGTCCAAGGGATTCAAGGATGGTTTATTCGCCGTTTAGGTGGGTTTCCGGTCAATCCCAAACAACCTGCGATCGCCAGTCTGCGGCATGGTGTCGAGATTTTGCAAAACCGCCAGATGATGGTGATTTTCCCGGAAGGCGGCATTTTCCGAGATACTGAAGTGCATCCGCTCAAACCTGGATTAGCTCGACTTGCCTTGCAAGCTGAGACAAGCCAACCTGGATTAGGCGTTCAAATCGTTCCAATCAGCTTGCGTTACAGCGATCCCTACGTAGCGTGGCGTAGCACAATATCCATTCAAATTGGTGCCCCCCTACAAGCCGCACACTACAACCAGGGCATCGCGAAGCAAAACGCCCAACACCTGACTCAGGACTTAGAAACCGCGTTGAAGCAACTAGCTATCACCAATGATTTGCCCATGACGTGA
- a CDS encoding DUF7734 family protein, whose amino-acid sequence MSQLGYRLEQYTIKRPQEVLLVTVEIDGELDQILIFKGFSSSLIRPTAYDPDVPMLSDDAHIVAIDRLQAPYLPDNPHYLQQGLTVEAIHELLEVVGV is encoded by the coding sequence ATGAGCCAATTGGGTTACAGACTAGAGCAGTACACCATCAAACGCCCGCAAGAGGTGCTGTTGGTCACTGTTGAAATCGACGGAGAGCTAGACCAAATTCTGATTTTTAAGGGCTTCTCCAGTTCCTTAATTCGCCCAACGGCTTACGATCCGGACGTGCCGATGCTCTCTGATGATGCACACATTGTGGCGATCGATCGCCTGCAAGCTCCGTATCTACCAGATAATCCACACTACCTTCAGCAGGGGTTAACGGTGGAGGCGATCCACGAATTACTTGAAGTGGTGGGCGTGTGA
- the tadA gene encoding tRNA adenosine(34) deaminase TadA has protein sequence MWQHPDYLVHRHWMERAIALAETAGQAGEVPVGAVIVGATGELIAEGENRRERDHDPTAHAEILALRAAGRSLQSWHLNDCTLYVTLEPCPMCAGAIIQARLGTLVYGVDDPKSGAVRTVLNLPDSACSNHRLPVWGGILEAPCRQQLQAWFAQRRRKGMDGIGTPNE, from the coding sequence ATGTGGCAACACCCCGACTATTTGGTACACCGCCACTGGATGGAGCGGGCGATCGCCCTGGCAGAGACAGCGGGTCAGGCGGGTGAGGTGCCCGTTGGAGCCGTCATCGTTGGAGCCACGGGGGAATTAATTGCTGAAGGCGAAAATCGCCGAGAACGGGATCATGATCCCACGGCACATGCTGAGATTCTGGCACTCCGAGCAGCGGGGCGATCGCTACAAAGCTGGCACTTAAACGACTGTACACTTTACGTGACTTTAGAACCCTGTCCTATGTGTGCCGGGGCGATCATTCAAGCCCGCTTAGGGACTCTGGTCTATGGGGTAGACGATCCCAAAAGTGGTGCAGTTCGGACGGTGCTCAACCTGCCAGATAGTGCCTGTTCTAACCATCGCTTGCCAGTCTGGGGAGGCATTTTAGAGGCACCCTGTCGGCAGCAATTGCAAGCCTGGTTTGCCCAACGCCGTCGTAAAGGGATGGATGGCATTGGCACTCCAAATGAGTAG
- a CDS encoding GNAT family N-acetyltransferase: MQLHRFDSVQEFWQQVQAYLVQYEAEHNALLGIVQTLLHFPERYPEPPYLATVQVNDEIVAIALRTPPGHLLLSKAQDSDALKLIAQDVQYDPLSGVSSLVAEADAFVKMWQTLTGQACHCEMESRIYQLTQVKPVGRASGSLRLATEGDRPLLLDWFTAFNVAIDGVVPNDIERRVDVELKRQSTYLWENETPVAMVGGRPFSPTAARIAPVYTPPKHRRKGYATACVAAVSQMLLDQGCKSCFLFTDLANPTSNRIYQQIGYRPVCDWHEYAFIH, from the coding sequence ATGCAGCTACATCGATTTGATAGCGTTCAGGAATTTTGGCAACAGGTTCAAGCCTATTTGGTGCAGTATGAGGCGGAACATAATGCACTGCTGGGCATTGTGCAAACGCTGTTGCATTTTCCAGAGCGATATCCTGAACCGCCTTATCTGGCAACGGTTCAAGTAAATGATGAGATTGTGGCGATCGCCCTCCGCACTCCTCCAGGTCACCTTCTGCTGTCTAAAGCCCAGGATTCAGATGCTTTAAAGCTGATTGCCCAGGATGTGCAATACGATCCATTGTCAGGGGTTAGCAGTTTGGTCGCCGAGGCAGACGCATTCGTAAAAATGTGGCAAACGCTAACGGGGCAAGCCTGTCACTGTGAGATGGAGTCGAGAATTTATCAGTTAACCCAGGTAAAACCCGTGGGCAGAGCGAGTGGATCGCTCAGGTTGGCGACTGAGGGCGATCGCCCGTTGTTATTGGACTGGTTCACTGCGTTTAATGTGGCAATTGACGGGGTTGTTCCCAACGACATCGAACGCAGAGTGGATGTTGAGTTAAAGCGGCAGAGCACCTATCTCTGGGAAAACGAGACTCCCGTTGCGATGGTGGGTGGCAGACCGTTTTCACCGACCGCAGCCCGAATTGCGCCTGTCTATACCCCACCCAAACATCGCCGCAAAGGATACGCGACCGCCTGTGTTGCGGCTGTTAGCCAAATGCTGTTGGATCAGGGCTGTAAATCCTGTTTTTTGTTTACAGATTTAGCCAATCCCACCTCAAATCGTATCTATCAGCAAATTGGTTATCGTCCTGTGTGTGATTGGCACGAATATGCCTTCATCCACTAG